In one window of Microtus pennsylvanicus isolate mMicPen1 chromosome 2, mMicPen1.hap1, whole genome shotgun sequence DNA:
- the Krt77 gene encoding keratin, type II cytoskeletal 1b, which produces MSHRFSSQSAFSSRSRRAYSSRSSSGFGGGRQVVGSVCQSRGRCSGGGYGGGFSSRSLYNLGGSKSIFGSLVGRSASGFCPGGGAGGFGVGRSFGGGGFGGGGYGGGRFGGGFGGAGFGAGFGGFGGFGPSFPPGGIHEVTINQSLLEPLHLEVDPEIQRVKNQEREQIKTLNNKFASFIDKVRFLEQQNQVLQTKWELLQQVNTTTRTSSLEPIFESYISQLQRQVDFLNSERSRQNLEIRSMQDVVEDYKSKYEDEINKRTNAENDFVVMKKDVDAAFMGKSDLQSKVDTLYGEVNFLKYLFDTELSQMQTHISDTNVILSMDNNRSLDLDSIIDAVRVQYELIAQKSKDEAEALYQTKYQELQITAGKHGDDLKNSKMEISELNRNIQRLQAEINSVKKQIEQMHGSISDAEERGERALQDAKQKLQDMDEALQQSKEELARLLRDYQAMLGAKLSLDVEIATYRQLLEGEESRMSGELQSQVSISVQSSQVTVGGGSYGGGSGGGSGGYGGGYGSSSRGGSGGYGGGAGSRGGGGSYGSSSKSSSKYSGGGGGRSGGSSRTQIVQTSTHSSRRRVVE; this is translated from the exons ATGAGTCACAGGTTTAGCTCTCAGTCTGCTTTTAGCTCGAGGAGCAGGAGGGCCTATAGCAGCAGGTCCTCCTCGGGCTTTGGCGGTGGGCGACAGGTTGTGGGATCTGTGTGCCAGTCACGCGGGAGGTGCAGCGGCGGTGGTTATGGAGGGGGGTTTAGCTCCCGGAGTCTCTACAATCTGGGCGGTAGTAAAAGCATCTTTGGGAGCCTAGTAGGGAGAAGCGCCAGTGGTTTTTGCCCtgggggaggagcaggaggatttGGAGTAGGAAGAAGTTTTGGGGGTGGTGGCTTTGGAGGCGGTGGCTATGGTGGTGGCAGATTTGGAGGTGGCTTTGGGGGTGCTGGATTTGGTGCTGGATTTGGTGGGTTTGGCGGATTCGGTCCGTCTTTTCCTCCTGGGGGTATCCATGAGGTGACTATTAACCAGAGCCTCCTGGAACCCCTACACCTGGAGGTAGACCCTGAAATTCAAAGAGTCAAGAACCAGGAGCGTGAGCAGATCAAGACTCTCAACAACAAGTTTGCCTCCTTCATCGACAAG GTGCGCTTCCTGGAGCAGCAGAACCAGGTGCTACAGACAAAATGGGAGCTGCTGCAGCAGGTGAACACCACGACTCGAACCAGCAGCCTGGAGCCCATCTTCGAGAGTTACATCAGCCaactgcagaggcaggtggattttctGAACTCTGAGCGGTCGCGCCAAAACTTGGAGATCAGGAGCATGCAGGATGTCGTGGAGGACTACAAGAGCAA GTATGAGGATGAAATCAACAAGCGGACCAATGCTGAGAACGACTTTGTTGTTATGAAGAAG GATGTGGATGCTGCTTTCATGGGCAAATCAGACCTGCAGTCCAAAGTGGACACGCTGTATGGGGAGGTCAACTTCCTGAAATATCTATTTGATACG GAGCTGTCCCAGATGCAGACACACATCAGTGACACCAATGTCATCTTGTCGATGGACAACAATCGCTCCCTGGACCTGGACAGCATCATCGATGCAGTGCGAGTCCAATATGAGCTGATCGCACAGAAGAGCAAGGATGAGGCCGAGGCCCTGTACCAGACCAAG TACCAGGAACTGCAGATCACAGCCGGGAAACATGGAGATGACCTGAAGAACAGCAAGATGGAGATCTCAGAGCTCAACCGTAACATCCAGAGGCTGCAGGCAGAGATCAACAGCGTCAAGAAACAG ATCGAACAGATGCACGGATCCATTTCTGatgcagaggagagaggagaaagggctcTCCAGGATGCAAAGCAAAAGCTGCAAGACATGGACGAGGCTCTCCAACAGTCTAAGGAGGAGCTAGCCAGGCTGCTGAGAGACTACCAGGCAATGCTGGGGGCCAAGCTGTCCTTGGATGTGGAGATCGCCACCTACCGCCAGCTGCTGGAGGGCGAGGAGAGCAG GATGTCGGGGGAGCTACAGAGTCAAGTGAGCATCT CTGTGCAGAGCAGTCAGGTGACTGTAGGCGGCGGCAGCTACGGTGGCGGCAGCGGCGGGGGTTCAGGCGGTTACGGCGGTGGATACGGCAGCAGCTCCCGCGGGGGCAGCGGCGGTTACGGAGGAGGAGCAGGCTCCCGCGGGGGAGGCGGGAGCTACGGCTCGAGCAGCAAAAGCAGCAGCAAAtacagcggcggcggcggcggccggaGCGGCGGCTCCTCCCGCACTCAGATAGTGCAGACCTCCACCCACAGTTCGCGCAGGCGCGTGGTGGAGTAG